From Candidatus Izemoplasmatales bacterium, a single genomic window includes:
- the mutY gene encoding A/G-specific adenine glycosylase, whose product MDHPSPAWTQRLLAWYREAKRPLPWRDAPDPYRVWISEIMGQQTRMEVLIPYFERFVDRLPTLSDLAAVPDDELLKLWEGLGYYRRAALLKKAAIAVMEHHGGVIPNNREDLLALPGVGAYTAGAILSIAFGVFEPAVDGNVRRVLSRAFGIDADPGSADGKASFDRLVRELAPAGHPGDYVQALMELGALVCLPNGAPKCETCPVKDECVARRENLIDALPRRAAKKERRIEEWTVVVLRTGDGSVVLRRRPAGGLLGGMWGLPSYPGTLTPAATTAILLSEGVRVDDVEPLAARTHVFTHVEWRMTGYRATASQPVPETFGNARSTAVIAAEDAIPSAYRGWIEELDGASSKSNIMSKRKRN is encoded by the coding sequence ATGGATCATCCGTCCCCCGCATGGACTCAGCGGCTTCTCGCCTGGTACCGTGAGGCGAAGCGTCCGCTCCCCTGGCGCGACGCCCCTGATCCCTATCGCGTCTGGATCTCCGAAATCATGGGCCAGCAGACCCGCATGGAGGTCCTGATCCCGTACTTCGAACGGTTCGTCGACCGCCTGCCGACGCTATCCGATCTGGCTGCCGTCCCGGACGACGAACTCCTCAAACTCTGGGAGGGACTCGGGTACTATCGCCGCGCTGCGCTTCTAAAGAAAGCGGCGATCGCGGTGATGGAACACCATGGCGGCGTCATCCCCAACAACCGGGAGGACCTGCTCGCCCTGCCGGGAGTCGGCGCCTACACCGCCGGCGCGATCCTCTCGATCGCGTTCGGCGTCTTCGAGCCGGCCGTCGACGGCAACGTCCGCCGCGTCCTGTCGCGCGCCTTCGGAATCGATGCGGACCCCGGTTCCGCGGACGGGAAGGCGAGCTTCGACCGTCTCGTCCGCGAACTCGCCCCCGCCGGACATCCCGGCGACTACGTCCAGGCGCTGATGGAACTGGGTGCGCTCGTGTGCCTGCCGAACGGCGCGCCGAAATGCGAAACCTGTCCGGTGAAGGACGAATGCGTCGCCCGCCGCGAAAACCTCATCGACGCGCTGCCGCGACGCGCGGCGAAGAAGGAACGCCGGATCGAGGAGTGGACCGTCGTCGTCCTCCGCACCGGGGACGGATCCGTCGTCCTCCGCAGGCGTCCCGCCGGCGGACTGCTCGGCGGGATGTGGGGATTGCCGAGCTACCCCGGCACGCTCACCCCCGCGGCGACGACCGCGATCCTTCTTTCGGAGGGCGTCCGGGTCGACGACGTCGAACCGCTGGCAGCGCGCACCCACGTCTTCACCCATGTCGAATGGCGGATGACGGGGTATCGCGCGACAGCGTCGCAGCCCGTTCCGGAAACGTTCGGAAACGCACGATCGACCGCCGTGATCGCCGCCGAGGATGCGATCCCGTCGGCCTACAGGGGATGGATCGAGGAACTCGACGGCGCTTCGTCGAAATCGAACATCATGTCAAAACGGAAGAGGAACTGA
- a CDS encoding diguanylate cyclase — MNSYFRIDVNLLSAVMLIAILFIAYGRLDRKDRLNRAFLYTSLIVIMQLVTEAMTCVLNGMAGDWVRPAALFLHAVLFLAAPLLTASWFRLSRLVSGIPVHAGKAVIVLFLMPLLISVTLSVASVFTGVYFDIGEGNVYVRGPLFFLSAMMTYFYLIATLVRILAERRHYIREDFSLMIAATVIPMLGGVLQSVFYGVLLMWSSVAFSLIVVFIFLEQRFIRVDRLTGARTRDSFDYHIRRRVIRPEPFGLVYLDLDGLKTINDNFGHAEGDAALRTVANTIQDAIGKDDYLVRLGGDEFLGFVDNVDMAGLITLVEQGKKALERYNATSGKPYRIDVSVGCALYDDPRVNIEDFIRRVDHLMYLDKQKKQAAEPAPRRNGD, encoded by the coding sequence ATGAACAGCTACTTCCGCATCGACGTGAACCTGCTTTCGGCAGTGATGCTGATCGCCATCCTCTTCATCGCCTACGGCCGGCTCGATCGCAAGGACCGCCTCAACCGCGCGTTCCTCTACACGTCCCTGATCGTCATCATGCAGCTCGTGACCGAGGCGATGACCTGCGTCCTGAACGGCATGGCCGGCGACTGGGTGCGCCCCGCCGCGCTCTTTCTGCATGCGGTCCTCTTCCTCGCCGCCCCACTTCTGACGGCCTCGTGGTTCCGTCTGTCCCGACTTGTGAGCGGGATACCCGTGCATGCCGGGAAGGCGGTCATCGTCCTCTTCCTGATGCCGCTTCTCATCTCCGTCACGCTGTCCGTCGCCTCCGTCTTCACCGGCGTCTACTTCGACATCGGCGAGGGCAACGTCTATGTCCGCGGTCCGCTGTTCTTCCTGTCGGCGATGATGACCTATTTCTACCTCATCGCCACTCTCGTCCGGATCCTTGCCGAACGCCGCCACTACATCCGCGAGGATTTTTCGCTCATGATCGCGGCGACGGTCATTCCGATGCTCGGCGGCGTCCTCCAGTCCGTCTTCTACGGCGTCCTGCTCATGTGGAGCAGCGTCGCCTTTTCCCTGATCGTCGTCTTCATCTTCCTCGAACAGCGCTTCATCCGCGTCGACCGGCTGACCGGCGCGCGGACGCGCGATTCGTTCGACTACCACATCCGCCGCCGCGTGATCCGTCCCGAACCGTTCGGTCTCGTCTACCTCGACCTCGACGGCCTCAAGACGATCAACGACAACTTCGGACATGCGGAGGGCGATGCCGCCCTCCGGACGGTCGCGAACACGATTCAGGATGCGATCGGAAAGGACGACTACCTCGTCCGCCTGGGGGGCGACGAATTCCTCGGTTTCGTCGACAACGTCGACATGGCGGGCCTGATCACCCTCGTCGAACAGGGAAAGAAGGCGCTCGAACGGTACAACGCCACCTCCGGCAAGCCGTATCGGATCGACGTGAGCGTCGGCTGCGCCCTCTATGACGATCCCCGCGTCAACATCGAGGACTTCATCCGCCGCGTCGACCACCTCATGTATCTTGACAAGCAGAAGAAACAGGCGGCGGAACCGGCTCCGCGCCGGAACGGAGACTAG
- a CDS encoding GNAT family N-acetyltransferase — translation MAITIRPLTPADGEMFCALFDDMDFAHAREWKTCYCRFYQTSCDMGAWIARSGETNRADALAAIAAGTMHGYLAVEDGRCVGWVNAGDALSYPRLSGYLSPYVGTRRIGLTICFVIAPTHRNRGLARALLQAALAGFADAGCDAAIALPVDVPMADERRYRGTMNMYREAGYVEDERHDNVVVMRKDLR, via the coding sequence ATGGCGATCACGATCCGCCCCCTGACCCCCGCCGACGGAGAAATGTTCTGCGCCCTCTTCGACGACATGGATTTCGCGCATGCCCGCGAATGGAAGACTTGTTACTGCCGCTTCTATCAGACGTCCTGCGACATGGGCGCCTGGATCGCGCGTTCGGGCGAAACGAATCGCGCCGACGCCCTCGCGGCGATCGCCGCGGGAACGATGCACGGTTATCTCGCCGTCGAGGACGGGCGCTGCGTCGGCTGGGTGAATGCCGGCGATGCGCTCTCCTACCCCCGTCTTTCCGGCTATCTTTCGCCTTACGTCGGCACGCGGCGGATCGGACTGACGATCTGCTTCGTGATCGCGCCGACGCACCGCAACCGGGGACTCGCCCGCGCCCTTCTGCAGGCGGCGCTCGCGGGATTCGCGGATGCCGGCTGCGACGCCGCGATCGCGCTTCCCGTCGACGTCCCGATGGCGGACGAACGCCGCTATCGCGGGACCATGAACATGTATCGCGAAGCCGGATACGTCGAGGACGAGCGCCACGACAACGTCGTCGTGATGCGGAAGGACCTGCGATGA
- a CDS encoding FMN-binding protein yields MHRLLKRILISLGTLAVLFIAGALVFRWMERGLSDLVATEIEDVDLAAVEDGVYEGSYTRLPVSATVRVTVVDHAIATVEIVEHVNGQGADGEAVVDAVIAENSLAVDAIAGATYSSKVILLAIRDALVAGDRIE; encoded by the coding sequence ATGCATCGTCTCCTGAAGCGGATTCTCATCTCGCTTGGAACCCTCGCCGTCCTCTTCATCGCCGGCGCGCTCGTCTTCCGATGGATGGAACGGGGACTCTCCGACCTCGTGGCCACGGAAATCGAGGATGTCGACCTCGCCGCCGTCGAGGACGGCGTCTACGAAGGTTCCTACACGCGTCTTCCCGTCTCCGCCACCGTGCGGGTGACGGTCGTCGACCATGCGATCGCGACCGTCGAGATCGTCGAACACGTGAACGGTCAGGGCGCCGACGGAGAAGCCGTCGTCGACGCCGTCATCGCCGAAAACTCGCTCGCCGTGGACGCGATCGCCGGCGCCACCTACTCCTCGAAGGTCATCCTGCTCGCGATCAGAGACGCCCTCGTCGCGGGCGACCGGATCGAATAG
- a CDS encoding DUF2207 domain-containing protein — MNKKMILPLLFMFLPMLFAAIGGADISFSRIVVDSYDAVVTIDENGDMSVVETWNIDYPSADYWVRFRDIAYDKYADGYPLYESAHNVADFDETAASVRVLKDGVDITDSVRAGYSWEYDMDEQGFFVDCYPTRTYCESIFTEMDDHSQSLGNVTFVYEYKILGAITEYSDISELNWRLFEYAEGKVKDVTIEVNLPANLHSADDIYVWGHSPASGTISIESSSRIAMTLQNVGKDEFVEFRILAPTDLFPNVDGANIVINPTMNLASLTAYEQDLAAEYNLRVTVAQIVLYAAIASAMAMVLITIYVYRKYDKEYEPRFQHEFYRELPGDESPAEVSYLYYMRKINDEDVTATLLDLIRRKFVTIDYAGQDMTDDDADFRLSRVDSANRSSLLPHEQQVLHWFFDVIGGGSSVTTKQIENFGKQIKNAERFQTEAKTFMRLAKQAGEKRDYFEKSLAADKGKAYAFALIPGVVLVGAFLTGAALTLDNTIAMVVSGLAAVAYLVYVATIKKRSVNGNESFAMWKAFRNFLVGFGNMKDYPIPGVTVWEHYLVYATSLKCADKVMDQLRVKLPLDEATASQSTYMGLGYGRRGFYYGYAFGRFQRSYQTARTNVQQTIVAYNAQKAGGSGHGGGFGGGSSFGGGGGGGRSR, encoded by the coding sequence TTGAACAAGAAAATGATCCTCCCGCTCCTCTTCATGTTCCTGCCGATGCTGTTCGCGGCCATCGGCGGCGCCGACATCTCGTTCTCCCGGATCGTTGTCGATTCCTACGACGCCGTCGTCACGATCGACGAGAACGGCGACATGTCCGTCGTCGAGACCTGGAACATCGACTATCCGTCCGCCGACTACTGGGTCCGCTTCCGCGACATCGCCTACGACAAGTACGCGGACGGATACCCCCTCTACGAATCGGCCCATAACGTCGCCGACTTCGACGAGACCGCGGCGTCGGTGCGCGTTCTCAAGGACGGCGTCGACATCACCGATTCGGTCCGCGCCGGCTACTCCTGGGAGTACGACATGGACGAGCAGGGATTCTTCGTGGACTGCTACCCGACGCGTACCTACTGCGAGTCGATCTTTACCGAGATGGACGACCACTCGCAGTCTCTCGGGAACGTGACCTTCGTCTACGAATACAAGATCCTCGGCGCGATCACCGAGTATTCCGACATCTCCGAACTCAACTGGCGGCTTTTCGAGTACGCCGAGGGCAAGGTCAAGGACGTCACGATCGAGGTCAACCTGCCTGCCAACCTCCACTCCGCCGACGACATCTACGTCTGGGGCCACAGCCCCGCCTCCGGCACGATCTCGATCGAATCGTCGTCGCGCATCGCGATGACGCTCCAGAACGTCGGGAAGGACGAGTTCGTCGAGTTCCGCATCCTCGCCCCGACCGACCTGTTCCCGAACGTCGACGGAGCCAACATCGTGATCAACCCGACGATGAACCTCGCGTCCCTCACGGCCTACGAGCAGGATCTCGCCGCGGAATACAACCTCCGCGTCACGGTCGCCCAGATCGTCCTCTACGCCGCGATCGCATCCGCGATGGCGATGGTCCTGATCACGATCTACGTCTACCGCAAGTACGACAAGGAATATGAGCCGAGATTCCAGCACGAGTTCTACCGCGAGCTTCCGGGAGACGAGTCGCCGGCGGAGGTCAGCTATCTCTACTACATGCGGAAGATCAACGACGAGGACGTCACCGCGACGCTCCTCGACCTGATCCGCCGCAAGTTCGTCACGATCGACTATGCCGGTCAGGACATGACCGACGACGACGCGGACTTCCGTCTCTCGCGCGTCGACAGCGCGAACCGTTCGAGCCTCCTGCCGCACGAGCAGCAGGTGCTCCACTGGTTCTTCGACGTGATCGGCGGCGGCAGTTCCGTCACCACCAAGCAGATCGAGAACTTCGGCAAGCAGATCAAGAACGCCGAGCGCTTCCAGACCGAGGCGAAGACGTTCATGCGGCTCGCCAAGCAGGCGGGTGAGAAGCGCGACTACTTCGAGAAGAGCCTCGCCGCCGACAAAGGCAAGGCCTACGCCTTCGCCCTCATCCCCGGCGTCGTCCTCGTCGGCGCCTTCCTCACCGGCGCGGCGCTCACGCTCGACAACACGATCGCCATGGTCGTCTCCGGCCTCGCCGCCGTCGCCTATCTCGTCTACGTCGCGACGATCAAGAAACGCTCCGTGAACGGCAACGAATCCTTCGCGATGTGGAAGGCGTTCCGCAACTTCCTCGTCGGTTTCGGGAACATGAAGGACTATCCGATCCCGGGCGTCACCGTCTGGGAGCACTACCTCGTCTACGCGACCTCGCTCAAATGCGCCGACAAGGTCATGGATCAGCTCCGCGTCAAGCTCCCGCTCGACGAGGCGACGGCATCGCAGTCGACCTACATGGGTCTCGGCTACGGGCGCCGCGGGTTCTATTACGGCTACGCGTTCGGGCGCTTCCAGCGCTCCTACCAGACCGCCCGCACCAATGTCCAGCAGACCATCGTCGCCTACAACGCGCAGAAGGCCGGCGGCTCCGGCCACGGCGGCGGCTTCGGCGGCGGCAGTTCGTTCGGCGGCGGCGGAGGCGGCGGCAGAAGCCGCTAG
- a CDS encoding TIGR02206 family membrane protein, with translation MFLFDERYATFEMFSLSHLVPVVMTIAAVVLIAVFRRRLSAMPRFDRNFRIVLAVTTVTLELVFNFWAIVRGGGWSVFLPFGLCTLSMYLTAIALLSRSDRLAKVIYPWAVSGALLSLLVADVAYDFPHFRYFHYFGNHAMFLVANVYMQATAKTRFSYRDLLRSSGILLMIAVPMYFLNRAWGTNHMFLAELPHEVDFLFYWIGSPGWVFLFGFAIFILFHLVSLPFLIRGKGRVPA, from the coding sequence ATGTTTCTGTTCGACGAACGCTACGCCACCTTCGAGATGTTCTCGCTCTCGCACCTTGTCCCCGTCGTGATGACGATCGCGGCGGTCGTCCTGATCGCCGTCTTCCGGCGCCGTCTTTCGGCGATGCCCCGCTTCGACCGGAACTTCCGGATCGTCCTCGCGGTCACGACGGTCACTCTCGAACTCGTCTTCAACTTCTGGGCGATCGTCCGCGGCGGCGGGTGGAGCGTCTTCCTGCCGTTCGGCCTCTGCACCCTGTCGATGTACCTGACCGCGATCGCACTCCTTTCGCGTTCCGACCGGCTCGCGAAGGTGATTTATCCCTGGGCCGTCAGCGGCGCGTTGCTGTCGCTGCTCGTCGCCGACGTCGCCTACGACTTCCCGCACTTCCGGTATTTCCATTATTTCGGGAATCATGCGATGTTTCTCGTCGCCAACGTCTACATGCAGGCGACGGCGAAGACGCGCTTCTCCTACCGCGACCTTCTGCGTTCGTCGGGGATCCTGCTGATGATCGCCGTGCCGATGTATTTCCTGAACCGGGCGTGGGGCACGAACCACATGTTCCTCGCCGAACTGCCGCACGAGGTCGACTTCCTGTTTTACTGGATCGGTTCGCCCGGATGGGTGTTTCTCTTCGGCTTTGCGATCTTCATCCTCTTCCATCTCGTCAGCCTTCCCTTCCTGATCCGTGGGAAGGGTCGCGTTCCGGCATAG
- a CDS encoding ABC transporter ATP-binding protein, translated as MKELLLSRKARFVKYVVACLMFIVGDVLQALIMAMIFQTIEVGTMEYFWITVAAAIGYVVVSAGFFLGSRMMRIAFMRDTLIDIRVRAFDRILNMNYKGFNRQSREVYVSNLSNDINTIENSFFLSLLNFILTCGSYVVMLTILFFVDWRIGLMVFAVSLVVLGIAKAFERRTIALEKEKSTENERFTVAVANTFSGLEILKLNNIERKFLSRAKEQVARLEGSKRKYSLYTAVQRHLNEAIGSIVMFGLLIYLMYSPGEPIGFGKVVLVIQLASSCVFPLMRMLPLLNVIKGSDAIYRKITTASPDDAESDARVVPYRFERDIAVRALQFEYEQKPVFRYLDFRIEKGKKYLIKGPSGSGKTTLLKLLSMAYDDYRGTIAIDGVDLRTIRTKAYSENVSFIYQDVFLFEASVRDNIALFKDTPAEHVLEVAEKAGLGDFIRSQPHGIDEPIAENGKNLSGGERQRISIARALCKNAEILFSDEATASLNDELGRAVEETILSLSATVIAISHKYFPGVSERYDRVLELKDGYVNEYSAVDYFAEVTVDETAN; from the coding sequence ATGAAGGAACTGTTGCTGTCGCGGAAAGCAAGATTCGTCAAATACGTCGTCGCGTGCCTGATGTTCATCGTCGGGGACGTCCTTCAGGCGCTCATCATGGCGATGATCTTCCAGACGATCGAAGTCGGAACGATGGAATACTTCTGGATCACCGTCGCCGCCGCGATCGGGTACGTCGTCGTTTCCGCCGGCTTCTTCCTCGGCTCGAGGATGATGCGGATCGCCTTCATGAGGGACACCCTGATCGACATCCGCGTCCGCGCCTTCGACCGGATCCTGAACATGAACTACAAGGGCTTCAACAGGCAGTCGCGCGAAGTCTACGTCTCGAACCTCTCGAACGACATCAACACGATCGAGAACAGCTTCTTCCTGTCGCTCCTGAACTTCATCCTCACGTGCGGATCGTACGTCGTCATGCTGACGATCCTGTTCTTCGTCGACTGGCGCATCGGTCTCATGGTCTTCGCCGTCTCGCTCGTCGTGCTTGGCATCGCGAAGGCGTTCGAACGGCGGACGATCGCGCTGGAAAAAGAGAAGTCCACCGAGAACGAGCGCTTCACGGTCGCCGTCGCGAACACCTTCAGCGGTCTCGAGATCCTGAAGTTGAACAACATCGAGAGGAAGTTCCTCTCCCGCGCCAAGGAACAGGTGGCGCGGCTTGAGGGGAGCAAGCGGAAATACAGCCTCTACACCGCGGTCCAGCGCCATCTGAACGAGGCGATCGGGTCGATCGTCATGTTCGGCCTGCTCATCTACCTGATGTACAGCCCCGGCGAACCGATCGGATTCGGGAAGGTGGTGCTCGTCATCCAGCTTGCGAGTTCGTGCGTCTTCCCGCTGATGCGGATGCTTCCGCTCCTGAACGTCATCAAGGGGTCCGACGCGATCTATCGGAAGATCACGACCGCATCGCCGGACGATGCGGAATCGGACGCCAGAGTCGTCCCCTATCGCTTCGAAAGGGACATCGCCGTCCGGGCACTGCAGTTCGAGTACGAGCAGAAACCGGTCTTCCGATACCTCGACTTCCGGATCGAGAAGGGGAAGAAGTATCTGATCAAGGGACCGAGTGGGTCCGGCAAAACCACCCTTCTGAAACTGCTGTCGATGGCCTACGACGACTATCGGGGCACCATCGCGATCGACGGCGTCGACTTGAGGACGATCCGGACGAAGGCGTACAGCGAGAACGTGTCGTTCATCTACCAGGACGTCTTCCTCTTCGAGGCGTCCGTCAGAGACAACATCGCGCTCTTCAAGGATACCCCCGCAGAGCATGTCCTCGAAGTCGCTGAAAAGGCCGGACTCGGGGATTTCATCCGATCGCAACCGCATGGGATCGACGAGCCGATCGCGGAAAACGGCAAGAACCTTTCGGGCGGCGAGCGCCAGCGCATCTCGATCGCGCGCGCCCTGTGCAAGAATGCCGAGATCCTCTTTTCCGACGAGGCGACGGCATCGCTGAACGACGAACTCGGACGCGCCGTCGAGGAGACGATCCTCTCGCTCTCGGCGACCGTGATCGCGATCAGCCACAAGTACTTCCCCGGCGTCAGCGAACGCTACGACCGCGTTCTGGAACTGAAGGACGGCTATGTGAACGAGTATTCCGCCGTCGACTATTTCGCGGAGGTGACCGTCGATGAAACGGCGAATTAG
- a CDS encoding LemA family protein: MLFASIEGTITLIVILAVVALIVFWVIGVYNTLVSLRNKVRNGWSQIDVQLKRRFDLIPNLVETVKGYATHEKDIWEQFGKARGLYQQAAQTGDVAKAAEAEKGLAGALSRLMVVSEAYPELKANENFKEMMVQLKDTEDKIMFNRQFYNDTAMGYNNKIEMFPGNIVAKLFKFEIAKFFEITAEAEREAVKVKF; the protein is encoded by the coding sequence ATGTTATTCGCATCCATCGAAGGCACGATCACGCTCATCGTCATCCTGGCCGTCGTCGCCCTCATCGTCTTCTGGGTCATCGGCGTCTACAACACGCTCGTCTCCCTCCGCAACAAGGTCAGAAACGGCTGGAGCCAGATCGACGTCCAGCTGAAGCGCCGCTTCGACCTGATCCCCAACCTGGTCGAGACCGTCAAGGGCTACGCCACCCACGAGAAGGACATCTGGGAGCAGTTCGGGAAGGCCCGCGGGCTCTACCAGCAGGCCGCCCAGACGGGCGACGTCGCCAAGGCGGCGGAGGCCGAGAAGGGCCTCGCCGGCGCGCTGTCGCGCCTGATGGTCGTCTCCGAGGCGTACCCGGAACTGAAGGCCAACGAGAACTTCAAGGAAATGATGGTCCAGCTGAAGGACACCGAGGACAAGATCATGTTCAACCGCCAGTTCTACAACGACACGGCGATGGGCTACAACAACAAGATCGAAATGTTCCCCGGCAACATCGTCGCGAAGCTGTTCAAGTTCGAAATCGCGAAATTCTTCGAGATCACCGCGGAAGCGGAACGCGAGGCCGTCAAGGTCAAGTTCTGA
- a CDS encoding class I SAM-dependent methyltransferase has protein sequence MERLKSTLSRFPKARILDVGTGVGNFIPLLAETAGDFTSILGIDQSENAVAAARRNFPDDPRIRFERMEAAAMTFPDAAFDVVALSNTLHHLQDPVPVFRAMERVLAPQGILLINEMVSDGLDDRQVSHRELHHFAAAVDTVLGIHHEETYTRVRIAEVLARISTLAVVDAWDGVFPEGPEPSAEEVEQTAATVDRLLARIKDENVRESLRERGETVKAYVRAHGFAGVTQRFTVLSRRP, from the coding sequence ATGGAAAGACTGAAATCGACGCTTTCGCGTTTTCCGAAGGCGCGCATCCTCGACGTCGGTACCGGCGTCGGAAACTTCATCCCGCTTCTGGCAGAGACCGCTGGCGACTTTACGTCCATTCTCGGCATCGATCAGAGCGAGAACGCCGTCGCCGCCGCCCGCAGGAATTTTCCGGACGATCCGCGGATCCGCTTCGAGCGGATGGAAGCCGCGGCGATGACGTTTCCGGACGCCGCCTTCGACGTCGTCGCCCTGTCCAATACGCTCCACCACCTCCAAGATCCGGTCCCCGTCTTCCGCGCGATGGAGCGTGTCCTCGCGCCGCAAGGAATCCTCCTGATCAACGAGATGGTCTCCGACGGCCTCGACGACCGGCAGGTCAGCCATCGCGAACTGCATCACTTCGCCGCCGCCGTCGACACCGTCCTCGGGATCCATCATGAGGAAACTTACACGCGCGTGCGAATCGCCGAGGTTCTCGCGCGGATATCCACCCTCGCCGTCGTCGACGCCTGGGACGGCGTCTTTCCCGAGGGGCCGGAACCATCCGCGGAGGAGGTCGAGCAGACGGCCGCCACCGTCGACCGCCTGCTCGCCAGGATCAAGGACGAAAACGTCCGGGAATCGCTCAGGGAACGGGGCGAAACCGTCAAGGCCTACGTGCGGGCGCATGGGTTCGCCGGGGTGACGCAGCGCTTCACGGTCCTGTCAAGACGCCCCTGA
- a CDS encoding ABC transporter ATP-binding protein, with protein sequence MKRRIRYFDRFPLVMIPIVANAVLAFCMSFAMKATIDAALIQDWTLFWDEAVRMIVFVALLLPVNLLTAYAKASFYRYVALRMKTDYVEAVFGKSIDEFQKENNAAYVSALTNDFAIIETDFVEQIVAIAEGVVNFATAIVIFSLISPLVLLVGAAMMVMNALISSLIERPVKKHNDERSKLFAGYNGFVKEVLSAFGIVKNNGLEERVRTQFRDKSRSVQEKRFVIDRLMSYVYVGQTATTNLVIIGLLLMMARLSMAGSLAFSGVVVVVNNIGLLIGPIFTVSEAFPRIRSVKAIFQRIDESLRSRDRHPETLRLTHFERSIRFRDVAIAYDDNLVLKDIDLTFEKGRKYLVVGPSGGGKSTFLRLLRKYFDPTEGTIEIDGLPLSDVRKEDYYARIANIEQTVFLFEDTLKNNLTLFKEHTEAEIAEAVAKAGLTEFVGSNPEGLDYMIYDNGKNVSGGEKSRIAIARGLLNHADVIMLDEAFASLDRDRAREIESTLLALDGVTVINVSHVVIEENRKRYDGVVVVKNHGARFAA encoded by the coding sequence ATGAAACGGCGAATTAGGTATTTCGACCGGTTTCCGCTGGTCATGATTCCGATCGTCGCGAACGCCGTCCTGGCGTTCTGCATGTCGTTTGCGATGAAGGCGACGATCGACGCCGCGCTGATCCAGGACTGGACGCTCTTCTGGGACGAAGCCGTCCGGATGATCGTCTTCGTGGCGCTCCTGCTGCCGGTGAACCTTCTGACCGCCTACGCCAAGGCGTCGTTCTACCGTTACGTCGCGTTGAGGATGAAGACCGACTATGTCGAAGCCGTCTTCGGGAAGAGCATCGACGAGTTCCAGAAGGAGAACAACGCCGCGTACGTGTCGGCGCTCACGAACGACTTCGCGATCATCGAGACCGATTTCGTCGAGCAGATCGTCGCGATCGCGGAAGGTGTCGTCAACTTCGCCACCGCGATCGTCATCTTTTCGCTCATCAGCCCGCTCGTCCTCCTCGTCGGCGCCGCCATGATGGTCATGAACGCGCTCATCTCGTCGCTCATCGAGCGCCCCGTGAAGAAGCACAACGACGAGCGGAGCAAGCTCTTCGCCGGCTACAACGGCTTCGTGAAGGAAGTCCTCTCCGCCTTCGGCATCGTCAAGAACAACGGCCTCGAGGAACGCGTCCGGACCCAGTTCCGCGACAAAAGCCGTTCCGTCCAGGAGAAACGCTTCGTCATCGACCGCCTCATGAGCTACGTCTACGTCGGCCAGACCGCGACCACCAATCTCGTCATCATCGGTCTGCTTCTGATGATGGCGCGGCTGTCGATGGCGGGATCGCTCGCCTTTTCCGGCGTCGTGGTCGTCGTGAACAACATCGGCCTCCTGATCGGACCGATCTTCACCGTGTCCGAGGCGTTCCCCCGCATCCGCTCCGTGAAGGCGATCTTCCAGAGGATCGACGAATCGCTCCGTTCGCGGGACCGGCATCCGGAAACGCTTCGGCTCACCCACTTCGAACGCTCGATCCGATTCCGGGACGTCGCGATCGCATACGACGACAACCTCGTCCTCAAGGACATCGACCTGACCTTCGAGAAAGGCCGCAAGTATCTCGTGGTCGGTCCGTCGGGCGGAGGCAAGTCGACCTTCCTGCGCCTGCTCCGGAAGTACTTCGATCCGACCGAGGGGACGATCGAGATCGACGGCCTGCCGCTCAGCGACGTGCGCAAGGAGGATTATTACGCGCGCATCGCCAACATCGAGCAGACGGTCTTTCTCTTTGAGGACACGCTCAAAAACAACCTCACCCTCTTCAAGGAACATACGGAAGCCGAGATCGCCGAAGCGGTCGCGAAGGCCGGTCTCACGGAGTTCGTCGGAAGCAATCCCGAGGGACTCGACTACATGATCTACGACAACGGCAAGAACGTCTCCGGCGGCGAGAAGAGCCGGATCGCGATCGCGCGCGGCCTTCTGAACCATGCCGACGTGATCATGCTCGACGAGGCCTTCGCATCGCTCGACCGCGATCGCGCCAGGGAGATCGAATCCACGCTCCTCGCCCTCGACGGGGTCACCGTGATCAACGTCAGCCATGTCGTCATCGAAGAGAACAGGAAACGCTACGACGGCGTCGTGGTGGTCAAGAATCATGGCGCCCGCTTCGCCGCATGA